The Gemmatimonadota bacterium nucleotide sequence TTTCAACCCCCAAGGAGCGATCCATGTCCCCCGACGACCACCTCGTTTCGCTGCTTCAGGAACTCGTTTACGCCCGGGGGCCGTCAGGCCAGGAAGACGAGGTACGGGCGGTATGCGAACGGGAACTGCGGTCCCTGTGCGACGAGACCCGGGTCGACGCCGCCGGAAACGTCATCGGCCTGCTGAAGGGCGCTTCGCCGGACGCCCCGGTGATCCGCGTGATGGCCCACCTGGACGAACTGGCCCTGGTCGTCAAGCGCGTCAACGAGGACGGCACGCTCCGGGTCAATCCCCTCGGGGGCATCTATCCCGCCAACTACGGGCAGGGCCCCGTGGAGATCCTTGCGGACGACCGCATCGTTCCGGGCGTCCTCTCCGTCGGTCCGCAGCACACGACGGCCGATTCCGCGCGGATCTGGGAGACCAAGGTCAAGGGCGGCAACGTGGCCATGGACTGGAATCACGTGTATGTCTTCACGCGGCGGACGGCTGCGCAGCTCCGGGAGGCGGGGGTTCACGCCGGCACCCGCGTCGTCATCGCCCGTTCGCGGCGTGCTTTCTGGGAAATCGAAGACTGCATGGGCGGGTATTTCATGGACAACC carries:
- a CDS encoding M20/M25/M40 family metallo-hydrolase, which codes for MSPDDHLVSLLQELVYARGPSGQEDEVRAVCERELRSLCDETRVDAAGNVIGLLKGASPDAPVIRVMAHLDELALVVKRVNEDGTLRVNPLGGIYPANYGQGPVEILADDRIVPGVLSVGPQHTTADSARIWETKVKGGNVAMDWNHVYVFTRRTAAQLREAGVHAGTRVVIARSRRAFWEIEDCMGGYFMDNRAAIAIAIGAAESMKDHDIRPAGDVYLVMTTCEEIGGHGAAYAARTLPGDVSLAVDSGPACEEYGVALTDEPIVVYGDGRGLYDKAVADRLLACGRALDMDPQCAYWQSYASDATMAKSVGQTPQAGLLCIPTENTHGFEIIPRNSLIRCAALLAAYLEKPE